Proteins encoded within one genomic window of Hevea brasiliensis isolate MT/VB/25A 57/8 chromosome 8, ASM3005281v1, whole genome shotgun sequence:
- the LOC131182255 gene encoding NADPH-dependent pterin aldehyde reductase-like isoform X1: protein MKAASFGAVNRAAAGAAGASSGGKTVMITGVSKGLGRALALELAKRGHTIIGCSRAQDKLNSLQSELSSDHNNHHLLLIADVRSNSSVEELARAVIEKKGVPDIIVNNAGTINRNNKIWEVPEEEFDAVIDTNVKGIANVLRHFIPIMLPNKQGIIVNFSSGWGRSGAALVAPYCASKWAVEGLTRSVAKELPDGMAVIALNPGVIHTEMLQSCFGTSASIYQEPDAWASKAATMILNLTGADNGASLTV from the exons ATGAAAGCGGCGTCGTTTGGGGCGGTTAACAGAGCCGCGGCTGGAGCTGCAGGTGCGAGCTCTGGCGGTAAGACGGTAATGATTACCGGAGTGAGCAAAGGACTAGGCAGAGCCTTAGCTCTAGAACTAGCCAAGAGAGGTCACACCATCATCGGTTGCTCTCGTGCTCAGGATAAGCTCAATTCCCTCCAAtctgaactctcctccgaccataACAACCACCACCTGCTCCTCATCGCCGACGTG AGGTCTAATAGTAGCGTCGAAGAGCTGGCAAGAGCTGTAATAGAAAAGAAGGGTGTTCCAGATATCATAG TGAACAATGCGGGTACCATTAACAGAAACAACAAGATATGGGAAGTTCCAGAGGAAGAGTTTGACGCTGTAATTGATACGAATGTGAAAGGAATAGCTAATGTTTTGCGTCACTTCATCCCTATAATGTTACCAAACAAGCAAGGAATTATTGTTAACTTCTCTTCTGGATGGGGAAGATCCGGTGCTGCCCTG GTTGCGCCTTATTGTGCATCTAAATGGGCTGTTGAGGGTTTGACCAGATCAGTTGCAAAAGAGTTGCCTGATGGGATGGCAgttattgcacttaatccgggagTGATACACACTGAAATGCTCCAGTCATGCTTTGGCACTTCAGCTTCAATTTACCAGGAACCCGATGCATG
- the LOC131182255 gene encoding NADPH-dependent pterin aldehyde reductase-like isoform X2, translating into MKAASFGAVNRAAAGAAGASSGGKTVMITGVSKGLGRALALELAKRGHTIIGCSRAQDKLNSLQSELSSDHNNHHLLLIADVRSNSSVEELARAVIEKKGVPDIIVNNAGTINRNNKIWEVPEEEFDAVIDTNVKGIANVLRHFIPIMLPNKQGIIVNFSSGWGRSGAALVAPYCASKWAVEGLTRSVAKELPDGMAVIALNPGVIHTEMLQSCFGTSASIYQEPDACVMKFSEAVMMLKEKHMVARLSL; encoded by the exons ATGAAAGCGGCGTCGTTTGGGGCGGTTAACAGAGCCGCGGCTGGAGCTGCAGGTGCGAGCTCTGGCGGTAAGACGGTAATGATTACCGGAGTGAGCAAAGGACTAGGCAGAGCCTTAGCTCTAGAACTAGCCAAGAGAGGTCACACCATCATCGGTTGCTCTCGTGCTCAGGATAAGCTCAATTCCCTCCAAtctgaactctcctccgaccataACAACCACCACCTGCTCCTCATCGCCGACGTG AGGTCTAATAGTAGCGTCGAAGAGCTGGCAAGAGCTGTAATAGAAAAGAAGGGTGTTCCAGATATCATAG TGAACAATGCGGGTACCATTAACAGAAACAACAAGATATGGGAAGTTCCAGAGGAAGAGTTTGACGCTGTAATTGATACGAATGTGAAAGGAATAGCTAATGTTTTGCGTCACTTCATCCCTATAATGTTACCAAACAAGCAAGGAATTATTGTTAACTTCTCTTCTGGATGGGGAAGATCCGGTGCTGCCCTG GTTGCGCCTTATTGTGCATCTAAATGGGCTGTTGAGGGTTTGACCAGATCAGTTGCAAAAGAGTTGCCTGATGGGATGGCAgttattgcacttaatccgggagTGATACACACTGAAATGCTCCAGTCATGCTTTGGCACTTCAGCTTCAATTTACCAGGAACCCGATGCATG